A region from the Drosophila mauritiana strain mau12 chromosome 2L, ASM438214v1, whole genome shotgun sequence genome encodes:
- the LOC117150223 gene encoding myosin-10 encodes MALSVEIERVMDQGNCLMPDINICQSDLANPTEPIVTKIMVHYLRSFGFRLEPPYKIGTELGHSSREARVFLIRVCRQVERIVQISFPNKTYTYMDIIKPAVKKTLATLSYLFNHLAYYKVFKKKVLGPVEEAIKLKDSLTAEVKAKSQQLEQCSQKTKDCEVAINKLKKDLQDTQAKLLPLKKSCSEHENTLELIEQQQSELDKRIGHWEQLVVEDSQVTELREKIKSASSHVESCKAELASKKQVTNEHRRMIENSQHIATALEKATAVLSQCKVDDYKESLKQLEAVEKQLPTWKVNYQKLLQDAEAKKQELVLCEQRYEERNQENDAENHKLQNELKQLQVDVEDRKKRLEDLNNHLIELDQRNLEQDQLYAILSEQIHEALGQNWQMNST; translated from the exons ATGGCGTTATCAGTCGAAATTGAGAGGGTAATGGACCAGGGCAACTGCCTAATGCCCGACATCAATATCTGCCAAAGCGACTTGGCCAATCCCACCGAGCCCATTGTCACCAAGATCATGGTGCACTATCTGCGGagtttcggctttcgcctggAGCCGCCCTATAAGATTGGCACCGAACTCGGTCACTCGTCGAGGGAGGCGCGCGTCTTTCTCATCCGAGTGTGCCGCCAAGTAGAGCGCATCGTCCAGATCAGCTTTCCCAACAAGACCTACACCTATATGGACATAATTAAACCAG CTGTTAAAAAAACGCTCGCCACTCTGAGCTACCTTTTCAACCACTTGGCCTACTACAAGGTGTTCAAAAAGAAGGTGCTGGGACCTGTAGAGGAGGCCATTAAGCTAAAGGATTCGCTGACAGCCGAGGTGAAGGCCAAGAGTCAACAGCTGGAGCAATGCAGTCAGAAGACGAAGGATTGCGAAGTGGCCATCAACAAACTCAAGAAAGATTTGCAGGATACTCAAGCAAAGCTTCTACCTTTGAAGAAGTCCTGTAGCGAGCATGAAAACACTCTGGAACTCATCGAGCAGCAGCAAAGTGAGCTGGACAAACGCATCGGTCACTGGGAGCAGCTAGTGGTGGAGGACAGTCAAGTGACTGAACTGCGAGA GAAGATAAAGAGCGCATCGTCGCATGTCGAGAGCTGCAAGGCGGAGCTGGCTAGTAAAAAACAGGTGACGAATGAACATCGCCGGATGATCGAAAACAGTCAACATATAGCCACCGCATTGGAGAAAGCCACGGCTGTGCTTTCGCAGTGCAAAGTGGATGATTACAAAGAGAGCTTGAAGCAGCTGGAGGCAGTGGAGAAGCAGTTGCCCACCTGGAAGGTTAATTATCAGAAGCTCCTTCAGGATGCAGAGGCCAAGAAGCAGGAACTCGTTCTTTGTGAACAGCGGTACGAGGAAAGAAACCAGGAAAACGATGCCGAGAATCACAAGCTGCAAAACGAACTCAAACAGCTGCAGGTCGATGTTGAGGATCGCAAGAAACGTCTGGAGGATCTGAATAATCACTTGATCGAGCTAGACCAGCGAAATTTGGAGCAAGATCAGTTATATGCCATATTAAGTGAGCAAATCCATGAGGCTCTCGGCCAAAACTGGCAGATGAATTCCACTTAA
- the LOC117148587 gene encoding UDP-glucuronosyltransferase: MKRSPISWSLLWMGYTGIFLLADSPAPVESHHILGLFVNVHRSQLMVHLAVCRALLQRGHHLTLVTTLPLEEQEIRGNVSHIYIPWQQPKEEVSSSHLILRLERMFRRLEHSGDLLDLPEWKMFLRNQPNTPYDLLLLGYHFNDHLLGVAAHFNCPVAIVSTQQPTGFVNSLMSNPEERWYVPQPYDGQQRSGISAWIFGMWEKFMEVLARRVLARIYRLHFPEPRYPSFETMRRSVVLALSNHHMISEGPIAPLIPSMVDIGGIVLEQQLDTNPLEISAGNRSLIIFSLGTRFTWRKSTEELVRTFTKAFARFPDYDVYWTYDGPNGSAISLDYPHLKVAKWWPQSQMLQSGKVRLFITHGGKGSVSEALFYGVPMLGLPLIGDQRANLQRMQSKNWGLTLSTNNLTDWTLAKAITRMLSDSSYGETILKASQLYRDRPVSPSDLVTYWIEYIVRHKGAKNLYNPARQLNIIEYHSIDVYFIVYGLLILTIAILRKVNRLL, encoded by the exons ATGAAGCGTTCGCCGATCAGTTGGTCACTTCTGTGGATGGGCTACACAGGCATTTTCCTGCTGGCCGATAGCCCCGCCCCTGTGGAATCCCATCACATTTTGGGTCTCTTTGTCAATGTGCACCGGTCGCAGTTAATGGTCCATTTGGCGGTATGTCGCGCTCTATTGCAGAGGGGTCACCACTTAACCCTGGTCACCACATTGCcgctggaggagcaggagatTCGGGGAAATGTGTCACACATTTACATTCCCTGGCAGCAGCCAAAAGAGGAAGTATCCTCCTCGCACCTTATTCTGCGCCTTGAACGGATGTTTAGGCGTTTGGAGCATTCTGGAGATCTGCTTGATCTGCCGGAGTGGAAGATGTTTCTCAGAAATCAACCCAATACTCCCTATGATCTCCTCCTATTGGGCTATCATTTCAACGATCATCTGCTGGGAGTGGCTGCGCATTTCAACTGTCCAGTGGCCATAGTTTCCACCCAACAGCCAACTGGATTTGTCAACAGCCTTATGAGTAATCCCGAGGAGCGTTGGTATGTCCCACAGCCGTATGATGGCCAACAGCGAAGTGGAATCTCGGCCTGGATCTTTGGAATGTGGGAGAAGTTCATGGAGGTTTTGGCGAGGAGAGTGCTGGCAAGGATCTACCG TCTGCACTTTCCCGAACCGCGATATCCCAGTTTTGAAACCATGCGCCGGTCGGTGGTTCTGGCTTTAAGTAATCATCACATGATCAGCGAGGGTCCCATAGCTCCACTTATTCCCAGTATGGTGGATATAGGAGGTATAGTCCTAGAGCAACAGCTGGATACGAATCCTCTGGAAATATCAGCTGGCAATCGGTCTCTCATCATCTTCAGTTTGGGCACTCGCTTCACTTGGCGGAAATCCACTGAAGAACTGGTGCGGACTTTCACAAAGGCTTTTGCTCGGTTTCCGGACTATGACGTTTACTGGACCTACGATGGTCCAAATGGTAGTGCCATCAGCTTGGATTATCCCCACCTGAAAGTCGCCAAGTGGTGGCCCCAATCGCAGATGTTGCAAAGTGGCAAGGTTCGATTGTTCATCACTCATGGAGGCAAAGGAAGTGTCTCAGAAGCTCTTTTTTACGGAGTGCCCATGCTGGGACTACCTTTAATTGGCGATCAACGAGCTAATCTTCAGAGAATGCAGTCCAAGAACTGGGGATTGACCTTATCCACCAACAATCTGACGGATTGGACACTAGCGAAGGCCATTACTAGAATGCTTAGCGATTCGAGTTATGGTGAAACTATATTGAAGGCTTCTCAATTGTATCGCGATCGTCCAGTGAGTCCCAGCGACTTGGTGACTTATTGGATCGAGTACATCGTTCGGCATAAAGGAGCTAAAAACTTGTACAATCCCGCCAGGCAACTTAATATAATCGAATATCACTCCATCGATGTTTATTTCATAGTTTATGGACTCTTAATCCTAACGATTGCCATACTCAGAAAAGTGAATCGCTTGCTGTGA
- the LOC117148595 gene encoding uncharacterized protein LOC117148595 — protein MQHLNMNLVIRNLVLAFIAIAFWKTTHAYSSFPTDINSNYFDVRNSTLAMTMTTSHPQTNRPLARYVLPPNELHAADEDEESSDFEQYSEDRAVQRDRSYLIRLIRRRVPRDQAPQQVILQGRSLSGVHWGQGDDNHLSSDAAVDGSDDYLSDQPGELTVLKERIAVQNSVEKLRTIKYNNNRTRELKKKVEAHRLLMAKEGTCRVPRPEVVHITRETNTFYSPRATILHRCSDKVGCCNAGWTCQMKRNETVDRVFDKVDGRSNEPIVISMENHTECGCVKVETRRKRSPICLCPKHFKDFSWAGSRAQWENEEHLELRLWERREQRCRCDCHLSDDTCKRLKNGDEGFSVMERRRIQSGEVSPPFCNYGAYDVKNGRCPRPGLPNRNPNLQQHLQSRRQNGKS, from the exons ATGCAACATTTAAATATGAATCTCGTAATACGCAATCTCGTGCTGGCGTTCATCGCCATTGCATTTTGGAAGACGACACACGCTTATTCCAGTTTTCCAACTGACATAAACAGCAATTACTTCGACGTGCGGAATTCGACCTTGGCCATGACCATGACCACCTCCCATCCACAAACCAATCGTCCTCTCGCTCGCTACGTCCTCCCACCAAACGAGTTGCATGCCgcggacgaggacgaggagtcCTCTGACTTCGAGCAGTACTCCGAGGATCGGGCGGTCCAGCGGGACAGGTCGTACCTCATCCGGTTGATCCGCAGACGCGTGCCACGTGATCAGGCCCCCCAGCAAGTAATTCTTCAGGGCCGCAGTCTCAGTGGCGTCCACTGGGGGCAGGGCGACGACAATCATCTTAGCTCCGATGCGGCCGTCGATGGG AGCGATGACTATCTATCGGATCAGCCGGGCGAGTTGACAGTGTTGAAAGAGCGAATCGCAGTACAGAACTCCGTTGAAAAGTTGAGGACTATCAAATACAACA ATAATCGTACCAGGGAGCTCAAAAAAAAGGTCGAGGCGCACCGACTGCTGATGGCAAAGGAGGGTACCTGCCGGGTTCCAAGGCCGGAGGTGGTCCACATCACGAGAGAAACGAACACGTTCTACTCGCCCCGTGCCACGATTCTGCACAGATGCAGCGACAAGGTCGGATGCTGCAATGCCGGTTGGACCTGCCAGATGAAGAGGAACGAAACGGTGGATCGGGTGTTCGACAAGGTGGATGGCCGTTCCAACGAGCCCATCGTTATCTCAATGGAGAACCACACGGAATGCGGATGTGTGAAGGTGGAAACGCGCCGGAAACGAAGTCCCATTTGCCTGTGCCCCAAGCACTTCAAGGACTTTAGCTGGGCGGGATCGCGTGCGCAGTGGGAGAATGAGGAGCACCTGGAGCTGCGTCTGTGGGAGCGGAGGGAGCAGCGCTGCCGATGCGACTGCCACCTCAGCGACGACACGTGCAAGAGGCTGAAAAACGGCGATGAGGGATTCTCGGTGATGGAGCGACG CCGCATTCAAAGTGGAGAAGTCAGTCCGCCGTTTTGCAACTACGGGGCATATGATGTGAAGAACGGTCGATGTCCGCGTCCGGGTCTTCCAAATCGGAATCCCAATCTGCAACAGCATTTGCAGTCGAGGCGTCAGAATGGCAAAAGCTAA